In Gemmatimonadota bacterium, a genomic segment contains:
- a CDS encoding phytanoyl-CoA dioxygenase family protein yields MNQPSTPFATMEPHEQYLFDLQGFIVVRNALVPQQVAALNEALDANRDKRKDDTASSTSEALKGKQFRGLYEGMLTWEQPWCRPFREVLANPRIIPYLNTLLGRGWKMDHSPFIFTSEAGTEGLRLHGYGQAEYNGSRCYHYQNGAMRCGLINCQYQLSDVNPGDGGLCVIPGSHKANFTLPDEISRYEANQDIVYHVPMKAGDLVTFNEAPNHGTLPWK; encoded by the coding sequence ATGAACCAACCATCCACGCCTTTCGCCACCATGGAACCCCATGAACAGTACCTCTTCGACTTGCAGGGGTTCATCGTGGTGCGCAACGCCCTTGTGCCCCAGCAGGTTGCGGCACTGAACGAGGCCCTGGACGCCAATCGCGACAAGCGGAAGGACGATACGGCAAGCAGCACGAGCGAGGCCCTGAAGGGCAAGCAGTTTCGCGGCCTCTACGAAGGCATGCTGACGTGGGAGCAGCCCTGGTGCCGGCCATTTCGCGAGGTGCTGGCCAATCCCCGAATCATCCCCTATCTGAACACCTTGTTGGGCCGGGGGTGGAAGATGGACCACAGTCCTTTCATCTTCACGTCCGAGGCGGGGACCGAGGGACTGCGCCTCCACGGGTACGGACAGGCCGAGTACAATGGATCCCGGTGCTACCACTACCAGAACGGCGCCATGCGATGCGGCCTGATCAACTGCCAGTACCAGCTGAGCGACGTGAACCCGGGCGACGGCGGGCTGTGCGTCATCCCGGGCAGCCACAAGGCGAACTTCACCCTTCCGGACGAAATCTCCCGCTACGAAGCCAATCAGGATATCGTGTACCACGTGCCCATGAAGGCGGGCGACCTGGTGACCTTCAACGAGGCACCGAACCACGGCACGCTGCCGTGGAAGG